The Rhopalosiphum maidis isolate BTI-1 chromosome 2, ASM367621v3, whole genome shotgun sequence genome segment gaaatattatattacatttaaaatcatggacaaaaattaattctatgtaaatattttaagctataCGCCTGGAAAAAACGCCTTATACGCATGATTCTGTTATAAGGCATTTAAGTGATCAGTAACACTTGCTATCAAAAgcctatatgatttttatattttagccaatgaaagaatataaatggaatatattttagacGTATGATcagaaacaatttttagtcatatggtatttacataattacaattatatttggtTATAGGTTCTATGTTGTGATAGTGAATTCCAAACAATACATATAGTTtagttttttctattatatacatttaaatagtttactaaggatgacatttttttcacaattatttatcaaaataatgtagatatatgtctattatatgcattaatatgttatctatatgaatataaaatgatacagttttatcattaatataaaaaataataaaattgttcacaATGCATTACtggcaaataaaaaataaatttaatgggaatttataagtgtattataagtataattgggACTAAGAACTgctttatatgtttaaaattataaatattttggtgtatatagaaatagttttaataacatttgtgTGCTTGTTCATGTgaactaatatttttcttctacATTCTTATACTAATTCAGTTATTAAACAACATGTTAGAGAAAATActtgtcaatatttttgtgttatgaataataatgtacagaaCTTAAAAATCTTAAGACATGTTCAGTAGTCcaaaatttatgtttgttattatttattcaaaaactatCATTTCTACAActtaatcaacattttaaaatgtcttttaCTTATgatctacaatattttattgttattattgtcattaaacacattaaaataatattttaaagtactgtacatgtttattatgttgtcttaactatatactaaaattatatttaacttatatgaAGTATACTAATgtaaaattcacattttcataaatactgttttataaatttcagatgttggtatattattttcaatataaaatagctagctcttatatatatgtatatattttttaacaaatctcattacttttttaattcatttaatagcgattttactaaaattgtataaatgtttatcattatttttttagtatcctTCATAGAAGTTAATGTGTTtatctttaaatgtattaaagtaaattaatttttacttgatCATAAAAGTGGTTCTGGTTTATTCACAGAGTCCTTCTAGAATGGACAGAAGtattgaaatgtttatgaaCGTTGAAAAGGCTCTAATCCATGCCAAATGTCTATCTATGCCAGTTATACTTATTCATCCAGATGTTGATAAAATAGTTCAAAACCGCATAaaggatattattaaaaggcaTCAAGGAACACTtactggtataatatatttacaaagtttattaagcattttacattcaaatgaactattattcttaaaaaaaacttttagaaaATGAACAAGAAGCTACTCATGTCTTATTTCCGGTTGTGGATCCATTGGATGAAGAATATGCTCGCcctgtttacaaaaataaagaacGTTGGATACAAATGCATTGGTATTATTTTCCTGATTCTCATGATTCATGGGTGACTACTGAATTGCCTGTTGAACCACCTGAAGTATTATATGGCAATCAACATCCAACTCCATGGAGggtaacttaatttaaatatttattatttatttattattcattttgaatttgaactgatttttataatttttgcccTTTGTCTAACTTAAGATATTAACATACctaaatgtatgataaatatgttttatagtaataatattattatattacataatttattgttcaagtataattgtttattggtATAACAAGGTgctatacatttcattaaactaataggctttaaatataattaacaatagttatagaatattttttaattgcatttatatgacaaaaaattatatgttagatagttattttgcttaaaaagcataaataaatttatttaaagattaataaacaattattgtattttaggtCACAGCGTCTTGGGTCTTAGatttagatacttataatGAGTGGATGAATGAAGAAGATTATGAAGTTGATGAAACtggcaaaaaaaaagttcataaagtaaaataataaaacgtgaaccttactttatatattatttaatattatattattttactagttACGTCTCTCAGTTGAAGATTTCATGAGTAATGATCCATCTGGAGGTAAGAAAAAACCTAAACGAAAGCGAACGCCATCGCCACCTTCAAAACCAAATAAACGTAAAAGgtaataagattatttaataatttaactaggaAACGAATTTAAATgctctaaaaaacaaaaaaaatgccttaaaaatatgatttaaatgcattcataacagaatttgtttttttaatactcttaaaattatttttaacattggaaaattttttttaattatacaaatttttattcttaggtattaattattcgtattGTTTTCATGGTCTTCTAGTTCTCTtatcttgtttttaatttgaaatttatttccagaaaataactatacaaattagatggatacatttgttatacttatacCCTGTGTTTCATAATAGCACTGTATAATCAGGTGcagctttatttttatttaattatatcaattcctttataaaaattacttaaaaatataaagaatacaaaataaaagtaagattttttaatttcttgatatatgaaataaacttAGTGCTTGGAAAGCAATGTTTTTGGACCTTCAGAAAACAATgcaatttgcatttaaatttgttcactagatgtaatttatagttgttatttaacttaattatatctattaattgtatagtGGACGTGGAGGTTCTGTGATGAgtgtaaagaaaaataaagtagATGATGATAGTGATGATCTAACTAGAGATCTTGAAGATCCGATTTCAGAACCCAATATTTctgaagttaatttaaatatttctcaaataaaaactggtaattctttataaaattttgtatgtaaaatacctattaaacatagtatatattttatataaaaaggaTCGTCTTCATCAAAGAAGGATAGTGATTCTCAGCCAATTAGAAGTGGTACTCTTATGGATTTAGATGAAGATTTGGATAAAAGTgaagataataaaaactatgataATAACGCACAAGATGGTACAAGTTGTCCTGCATCGGGAGTGTCTAGTACTGGAGGTgctttatcaataattaaagaagAAGGACCAGAAGATAATGCCACTGAACAAATGCATCATATTGTTATACCAAGTTATGCTGCATGGtttgattataattcaattcatACGGTTGAGAAACGTGCCTTACCAGAGTTTTTCAATAgtatgtatctatttatatatcataatatttttataatttgttaataagttTTCAATGTATCTATTGTTTCAGACAAGAATAAATCGAAAACACCTGAAATATACTTAGCGTATCGAAATTTCATGATTGATACGTATAGACTTAATCCAACTGAATATATGACAAGTACTGCTGCTAGGCGTAATTTGGCTGGTGATGTTTGTGCAATTATGAGAGTTCATGCTTTTTTGGAACAATGGGGTCTTATTAACTATCAAGTaagtgttttatttcatttaattttaaaaggtaaacattttttttctatgcattaatatacaataataaataattaaggttGATGCTGATAGTAGACCAACTGCGATGGGTCCACCACCTACATCTCATTTTCATATCTTATCTGATACACCCTCTGGTTTGCAACCTGTTAATCCTCCTAGAACCCAACAACCTTCAGCTGCTAAAACACTTTTAGATTTAGAGAAAAAGCCCGTAACAGCAGATAAAGATACTGGTCATCATCCAGAACCATTATCTAGTTTTGGACTTAAATTAGATCAGTAAGTATTCAAATttctgataattatattaatgttcttaaaaatgttattagtattatatttttctttttattaataatccttttttttttttagatatgcTAAAAAACCTGGTTTATTACGAAATAAGACAGCTGCTGGAATGACAAGAGATTGGACTGAACaagaaactttattattactcgAAGgattagaaatgtataaagaTGACTGGAACAAAGTTTGTGAACATGTTGGCACAAGAACTCAAGATGAATGTATATTACACTTTCTTCGTTTACCGATAGAAGATCCCTACTTAGAAGATTTTGAAACtggtatgaatattaaatctgtttataacatgttatatgtaataatgttatttatataacattagaaACTGCATACTGTATGGGATGGTTTTTTCAGTATTctgattttaataactatcaacCCTATCAaggttgtttttaaaaattctagtaTAGTGGTTTCTGGTATTAAGGTATATCATTTGTTACTAGTGCCTAATCTAATACCACAGTAtcgatatcaaatttaaataccagtaacatattatgtatacttaaataataaaataccttgTATCTATCTATCAAGTATAATTggattaatttcattatattttcttaaataattgattcaaatgtatttaaattattttttattaggtgGTGCTTTGGGTCCTTTATCTTACCAACCCATTCCATTTAGTAAATCTGGTAATCCAATTATGTCTACTGTTGCCTTTTTGGCATCTGTAGTGGACCCCAGAGTTGCTGCTGCAGCAGCTAAAGCTGCTATGGAAGAATTTGCTGCAATTCGAGtaagttaatacaattttactacttttattgaaaaatgattttaaaaaaataatttatttcaggaTGAAGTTCCTTCTGCGTTGATGGATGCTCATGTTAAAAACATTGAAGCAGCCACTACAGATGGAAAATATGATCCAGCTGTTGGACTTTTACaggtaaaatgataaaatattactgtaaatttaaatgttatcaaacaattatataatatttctactgTTGTATAGAGTGGTATTGCGGGAACTTTCCCagaaaaagaagaagaaaatGATAAAGAAAAGAAAGAACCGGAAGATGTCAAAGATCCATCATTGACAACAGAAAACGATAAATCCGTCAGAGCTGATAAAGAAGTAATCTCTGACAAAGATAAAGAGCAACCTATGGATGTTGATAAGAAACCTTGTGAAGAAACTACAGCCAGTACACAGTCTACTACTGTTAATCGTACTGCTGAAGAAGAACCTGAACGAATAGTTAAAGTAAGttgtaatgttaaatttatctcattcaaattactaatatttgttttgtataattattaggaCTCTGAAGTACaagctgctgctgctgcagcTTTAGCCGCAGCTGCTGTCAAAGCAAAACATTTAGCAGCTGTAGaagaacgaaaaataaaatctcttGTTGCATTACTAGTAGAAACACAAATGAAAAAACTAGAGATAAAGTTAAGACACTTTGAGGAATTAGAAACAACTATGGAAAGGGAACGCGAAGGGTTAGAATACCAAAGGCAGCAGTTGATACAAGAGCGACAACAATTCCATTTAGAACAGCTAAAAGCTGCTGAATTCAGAGCTCGCCAACAGGCTCATCATAGATTACAAGCTGCTGGTGTTCCTCCTCCAGTTTCAAATCCAGAACATGTTGCTCCTGCATCACCCGCGCCTCCAATGGCCACATAAAACATGCAATTCCAGAATTACAAAGCCTTATAATGTGAGTTATATTAAGCCGTTTCatcaataatgaaattttattcatacaacTATCTTAGTTTTACCAAccttttaacattaaatcgaTCTTCcttgttgtataaattattgaatatatttcatttcttttttttttttgtttcttaaataatagttttggtGTTTGatcttcaaaaaatattaatattaatctaaagccatttgaatatttactttttatatatatatgtatataatcacatattaaaatcaattattttatcatcaaatatatacatatacaattatattatttcttattattataattattttattttttatcatttttatttaatatttgtactaataattatgtaaaattactttttttaatgtatcaaattgaactaatttttatacttaaagtataatccatttatcttattattttttatattaatttattaaagaaaaaaagtagAGGTTAAagataaacaatacattttgtaatatcaTATCCTTAAAAACGACttgtattaatttgttgtCTGTTGCTCATGGTATCATTTTACATAGAATATTCAACTGCACTATAATTTCTTATAGTTCCATCTTATCTAAATAAACAAGTTTGAATTcatgtctataatatactatgtttaTACTACTTTTGTAAGAGTGATGTTAGGCAATGATTTTCTTCACACAATGGTAACTCTGATGCCCAGTTTAGGGAGtttcttaataattcaaacaatCATCTAGTTTGCACTTCgcttatattaattagatgAAGGACTGTGGCTgactattgaaaataaatactgaagatgataattaatttgttgagTGGCGTGTCTCAACTGGACTATAATTTATCATCGCCTAAAaccaactatttaatattttattcaatatctatgtatatttttcacttcatactattacttttattgttttttttttcattattgagcttgtaatatatttcagattgttttacttcaatttttattggttttatttagaattcttgttaagttataaattacattttattaagttttacctctaaataataagaacaatttaaaaaaaaatcttgatatCTGTTaggtaattttgtattttgtaattatcagggatttattttactttttttataagtgtGATTTTTAATGTCCTTTATATAATCcaataaatcttaattttatgttaaagtttgaatatgattttataatctatatttttgtcaacaggtatattatgataaatggtCTGTTTGAATTCTGGATTAGTCgtcgattatttaaaatcagtgGAAGTTCTGTAAGTACTTTTGTATTcacttgtaaatatttagttatttatagggTCTTACTGTAATAGTtgatttaattagtatttattaatgtattattaaatgtattctaGATAATAGTAGgtgcaaataaatatattaacttgtaCTGTTaggataaaaagaaaattacataatttatttgtttcaatGTACAATTTGACAAAGaaagtaaatgttttatttaatattttttatgtgttaCAATCTTATACTGTTTTACTACATTactgatataattaaattttgtgtaGTTTCCAGACTACTTTGTGTaacttaatatacaattgtatgatttaatacaactaaaatgtaagtaatttttatattagataaatagtaatgtaatatttaagtcatgtgttttcctttttttttatatatatatatattgatgagataaacaaatatacatatatttattgtattttcaatatacacaattagttattactagatttattgaacatatatctatatttatttgataattaacaattacaaTTGATACTATTAACCAAAAAAGGTACCGCCTCATTGGTGTCGAAATCTTTTAAGGGACCTGtgcttacaaaataataaaaaactactaCATTGAGTTATTAACACTGACCCTTCGATCCCTGATcagataatatatctaataataatcatattgtttttattaatattattacttattactataatattataccacggGTATACCGCAGTCGTAAACATGCCAGaacatgaaatattgaatacagAGCGATATTACGaatgatacaataattaataaccttGAAATAGGTTTATACATCTACTGGACGTGTGGTAACAGGATCTGCAGCAGAGACATTAACTTGTGTGTATTAAAAgctagtttgtttttttttttgttactgaAAACCCGTTGCTTGACAGACACTTATCTGTTCAATAATGATGATACActgattgtaatttatatttacgtcGATTATCATAGTCGTGGTTGTATTTGGCCATTGTGCGTTTCAAATTGTGGGGAATTATGTCAGACCAAAACTTTCACCCTGAAaccaaaaaaacaaagttagtTTAACTTCACGAAGCTCGCCCAAGTTGATATAGAATTTCCAAATCAATATCAAACGAAAACTAATGATTAGCAAGTACAGTGGATTCCGCTTAATGTGGGCACGTTAAGACCAACCCTGTTTGCCTACATTAAGCGGTTGCCCATAAAAACCgaaattggttaaaaaaaataataataataataataataatatcataaaaagttGACAAAATCCCTTTCTgcgtgaatttttatttttaccgataaaaatgtacttattgtaaaaaacacCAGAAGGatgggaaaaatatttaagtgaaaCTACCCTTAAAAGTTGATTAAGGATTAATGTTTGGCACATAATTAGGTTatgatacgtatatatatatttgaatatttcaataagtattattcttaaaaatctatacttatttttaaaatattctggaCAAAAAGTACTACAAgatggattttttttaccaaagatCGAtagtatcaaatttttattgttgtaacatTAAGTGGGTAGTGTTTCACTttgcacaacaataatattttcagtcgtttatttttcatctgaAGTTCACAATTTTACTGCTAGGTAGATGTAACCGGCCGTATATGTAGTAATGTtgtaactttattttcaacaatagaaaccacaaaaaactaatttgtgCCATTTttggtacaataatatgtagaaaagggttttaagatttaaatggTACCTAGTGCTTTTTATTACTTTCGATAAACACAATAATCTCATAGATATGACGAAacccaattaaatttatcgttttaaaatacatatgtgtatattctaacaatatgataaaataaaaattgcccACATAAACCGAATCGAATGCCCATATTACTCGGCTTTTTTTAACcttgttattatacatttatattgggACCAGACCATTTTGACCATATTAAGCGAATGCCCATATTAACCGGTGCCCACAATAAGCGGAATCCACTGTATTtggttatctatttttaaaatttacaagtcACTTAAGGGACCATTGCAAGCTTTTAATGTTACGAAATAAGCCCAcccaatatttctttaaacttCTAAAAGTTTTATCCTTAAGTTTAATTCTGTTAATATGTTTGCACGACAGAATATTCATTGTATGTAAACAGTGGTTGCTCCCCTCTAGTTTAAAAGgtaaaaaccatattatactaaGACAGATAAAATTACTTTGATTCTTGAATGGCCTAACATTAGAACCAAGTTGGATCAACTTTATAACTTCAAAAGATCCCGATGGACGCCAAAGTGAATTGAGAATACTTATTAGAATCATTAGGTTTCATTTGATAACAACATCAAAGTTCCATTTCATAACAAGTGGGCCAATTTCACAACTTCAAAAGCTGACTGAATCACTtgcaaattaaaagttattgtttattatttataatcattggtaatatactaatatgtacACTCGACTCATATATGTTACATAATTGCGCATTTTTaccatatttcattttaaatgattattcacTTGTCACAGGGCTTAGTGGGGAAAAATTCCAGGGGGAGTAATGTCTGAAATGTCTCCATATAGTTTTAAGTATtccatatataattttttatgtactatGTCTAATGCATATAGTATAAcatgtaatgtataaacaatgatTGTGTAACATACCTATTCATCCCACTTTTATCATTGAAAGatgttcaaaattcaaatttgtaatttgtttcatgaaaaatttaaatcaaaaataatattacattttttagagtaactaatattttatacaaaattaatgtttggaaagaaaatatttaaatcttaaaaatgtagtgaTTTAGtgctttaaattgtataagaaaacatttaaattctaCGCATGATGGGGTGAGcatacttaaaaaatcacACATTCGCACTTTACCTATATAAGGTGTAACAAGACTATTAGACGAATTTCCATTACAATTGttactatatttgttaaatagtcctgttacaccctgtatatataatgaagACAATGTTTCATTTAAACTTTCTATTAGttcataatcaataattaaatttactattttatttctcattctcatatagttgtattttattcattaagtcTAAGTATCATGTTCCCCTCTTGggacatttttagtatattttttatgttaccaTCTTTACTTCCAGTTGTCCTTGGTTGCATATAAACCTAAGTGAAATATACTAGATGTCAGATGAGGAGTGGCATGCAGAAGTGTCACTAATGGAACCTATGCCCCAATTGAAAATCGGGGGTAGGTTGGTGGTTGGTattttttagtaggtataggatggttaaaagttaattatttagttaactttataattgagtatattgtataggtattaactataatagctacaaaagacaaaaaaagaaacaaaattacaattttttttttttttagtaaaatatatgttttttgacTGAGTTTGagtggaaaattaattttgctcTACACAACGAAAAAGTTCTGCACGTCACTGTAGATGgatatatagatttaaaaaaattaactatagaaaatttaggtagataagtacctatttattcaGTGACGGATTCAAAAGTTTCAACCAAATTTCTAACAGCGTTGGTACTTAGTGTTTGGTTCttgtaatataacatatcacagtaattattagttataaatcataataatcattgaTCTAATTATATGCTGACCAAAGCAATGCATATCAATATAACGACATATCTGCAGTTATATCGGATACAAATGATATGCaataaattcaacaatttaaacatataatattgtattatagcgttcgctctatttttatttcttccgACAACGAATTGTTAGTGTTTCAGTTAGTCcgaataaattattggtaatgtttatatttacttcgtaatatcattgattaaatatataatgtaaaaaaaaaattataaaaaagatatgtatatatttctgcttaatatattttaatattatttattattattatattttgaatatacctaatatgtattatgataatatttttattatatcgaacACAATAGTACACCATTTTATGACCGACAGGCCACTAAACACACTTTCTTAAGACGTTCAAACATAACTTTTTcgtctaaattaaatatattatctaaaactaAACCAAATCCATGTACTACCAAAACACCAATTCAACTAAAAAACTCCTCCAAAATCCAAACTTAACCTGTAGGAGATGGAATATGCCAAAGCATTCTTCATTTTGGTTAGTTGGGACTCCAAACCGGCCGTGAAGCGAAACTAGTATCGCAAGCCTACCCCAATAAGCTCCAACAAGAGATTGTTGTCACAAGAGTCTTCCTGTCCCACCATGTGTCTTTGTGGTATTGAAGGAAGAGTCGACAGTGTCGCGTCTTATCCGTGGTGGCGGTTGTGACAATTCAGACTAGTCTCTACGGTGCCTGTACTTATAATAGCGACCGTTGCGTACCGTGTCATATACTAAACGGTACCTTTTACGCGCCCTGCAGCTAGTCCAGCTATCTCGTCCGTCCACCAATGCACAAGCTTTCGATCCTGGGCCAGGGTGCGACGAGGCATGGTGTAGTTACACAGATCTACCAAGATATTGTTTAAGCTTTCAGCCGTTGCGTCAGCATCTACTCCGATTTGAATAACGAATTCATGACATAGACGTGTTAACGGGTATGGCCAGACCTGCGAAATTAGCGGTCTTCCCTCCCTTACGCTTATATCACCACCATTGTGGTATACTTGAAGAACAGGACGAGCCGagtttttcaaattcaattaaatagaatagatataatattattaaattcttatcaAATATCAGGCAATTTTCTAATcgaaattagaataattttctgtaatttaagtaagttaatatacaatttttgctAAAttgaaagataatttttaataaatttgttccAGGATGAAGTGTTCTTTCTACGTTGTTAAATACTCATGTTACAACATTAAAGTACTATgataaactatacatttaaattttatcaaacattataatattatacataatatttctacTGTTTTTTAGAGTAATATTGCGGAAACTttcgtagaaaaaaaaaataagaaagaaCTGATGCacgatatcatattatgttaaatatccatcattgacaataaaaaatgacaaatCCATTCAGTGAAAATTATGTGCTGCTCTTACTGGCAATTTCACTGCTTGTTTAGATCAGGTGGTTCTCGTAAGTTGTTGTTATTGTGaaggtaatttttttggtatttttctGTGTACGTCGGTTTTAaccaatcaataaatatattctttatgcTGCTATGTTgtaaaattttgaatgttttttatgTTCATTCCACATTTTGAAAAGAGTCATCATAACTGCGTAGACACACATTCAGCCTTAAACTTAGAATTTTACACCAAAGTAACCTGCCCCTATACTCCTTATACGTatcagatataaaataatattttattacttaatatatatattataactaataattactattgaaTACCTtccctaataatttataatcaattaataaaagcttatgtattctatatttaaatgcaatatgtacattagtatatagttacataataacaaataaaaattggtgaaataaatgtacaacattaatattattttaagtgagaaaactgaattaaaaatcaattacataaaatgaaattttcttgatttttgtgaaaacatgttatttacaataattttattttttaacccaTTTGGTACTTTTCTTTCTTTATATGAATACAAAAGAGTATTGAATCTATTCTGCACCATACTGGTGTGTAACCAATTCTTAATGCAGTGTAAATGCGATGAAAATGACCTTTTACATGTTGCAGATGAGATTAGTATGATTATTGCaacttgaattaatttatgaaagtttggatgtactttatatatatattgcatatactAATTACATGTGCACATTTTCCCGCAA includes the following:
- the LOC113553708 gene encoding SWI/SNF complex subunit SMARCC2 isoform X1, with the translated sequence MLALGPKKDGSPNVKFFESPETLNMLEGVRTWLMKNHKKYLQADPPTNKTLAALVLQLIQFQEDNLGKNVSKPPLTRLPMRCFMDFKPGGALCHLLATVYKFKVEQGWRRFDFQVSKSPSRMDRSIEMFMNVEKALIHAKCLSMPVILIHPDVDKIVQNRIKDIIKRHQGTLTENEQEATHVLFPVVDPLDEEYARPVYKNKERWIQMHWYYFPDSHDSWVTTELPVEPPEVLYGNQHPTPWRVTASWVLDLDTYNEWMNEEDYEVDETGKKKVHKLRLSVEDFMSNDPSGGKKKPKRKRTPSPPSKPNKRKSGRGGSVMSVKKNKVDDDSDDLTRDLEDPISEPNISEVNLNISQIKTGSSSSKKDSDSQPIRSGTLMDLDEDLDKSEDNKNYDNNAQDGTSCPASGVSSTGGALSIIKEEGPEDNATEQMHHIVIPSYAAWFDYNSIHTVEKRALPEFFNNKNKSKTPEIYLAYRNFMIDTYRLNPTEYMTSTAARRNLAGDVCAIMRVHAFLEQWGLINYQVDADSRPTAMGPPPTSHFHILSDTPSGLQPVNPPRTQQPSAAKTLLDLEKKPVTADKDTGHHPEPLSSFGLKLDQYAKKPGLLRNKTAAGMTRDWTEQETLLLLEGLEMYKDDWNKVCEHVGTRTQDECILHFLRLPIEDPYLEDFETGGALGPLSYQPIPFSKSGNPIMSTVAFLASVVDPRVAAAAAKAAMEEFAAIRDEVPSALMDAHVKNIEAATTDGKYDPAVGLLQSGIAGTFPEKEEENDKEKKEPEDVKDPSLTTENDKSVRADKEVISDKDKEQPMDVDKKPCEETTASTQSTTVNRTAEEEPERIVKDSEVQAAAAAALAAAAVKAKHLAAVEERKIKSLVALLVETQMKKLEIKLRHFEELETTMEREREGLEYQRQQLIQERQQFHLEQLKAAEFRARQQAHHRLQAAGVPPPVSNPEHVAPASPAPPMAT
- the LOC113553708 gene encoding SWI/SNF complex subunit SMARCC2 isoform X2, coding for MLALGPKKDGSPNVKFFESPETLNMLEGVRTWLMKNHKKYLQADPPTNKTLAALVLQLIQFQEDNLGKNVSKPPLTRLPMRCFMDFKPGGALCHLLATVYKFKVEQGWRRFDFQSPSRMDRSIEMFMNVEKALIHAKCLSMPVILIHPDVDKIVQNRIKDIIKRHQGTLTENEQEATHVLFPVVDPLDEEYARPVYKNKERWIQMHWYYFPDSHDSWVTTELPVEPPEVLYGNQHPTPWRVTASWVLDLDTYNEWMNEEDYEVDETGKKKVHKLRLSVEDFMSNDPSGGKKKPKRKRTPSPPSKPNKRKSGRGGSVMSVKKNKVDDDSDDLTRDLEDPISEPNISEVNLNISQIKTGSSSSKKDSDSQPIRSGTLMDLDEDLDKSEDNKNYDNNAQDGTSCPASGVSSTGGALSIIKEEGPEDNATEQMHHIVIPSYAAWFDYNSIHTVEKRALPEFFNNKNKSKTPEIYLAYRNFMIDTYRLNPTEYMTSTAARRNLAGDVCAIMRVHAFLEQWGLINYQVDADSRPTAMGPPPTSHFHILSDTPSGLQPVNPPRTQQPSAAKTLLDLEKKPVTADKDTGHHPEPLSSFGLKLDQYAKKPGLLRNKTAAGMTRDWTEQETLLLLEGLEMYKDDWNKVCEHVGTRTQDECILHFLRLPIEDPYLEDFETGGALGPLSYQPIPFSKSGNPIMSTVAFLASVVDPRVAAAAAKAAMEEFAAIRDEVPSALMDAHVKNIEAATTDGKYDPAVGLLQSGIAGTFPEKEEENDKEKKEPEDVKDPSLTTENDKSVRADKEVISDKDKEQPMDVDKKPCEETTASTQSTTVNRTAEEEPERIVKDSEVQAAAAAALAAAAVKAKHLAAVEERKIKSLVALLVETQMKKLEIKLRHFEELETTMEREREGLEYQRQQLIQERQQFHLEQLKAAEFRARQQAHHRLQAAGVPPPVSNPEHVAPASPAPPMAT